The following coding sequences are from one Formosa haliotis window:
- a CDS encoding Lrp/AsnC family transcriptional regulator, with translation MTFDAIDKQLIKLLQTDSKQTNKALSRQLNLSVTAVYERIKKLEQQGVVGKYVALVNKDKVQKSFVAFCHIKLEKHSQDYVVQFEKEVTNLNEVMECYHISGDYDYLLKVLVTDMVAFREFMVNKLTTINHIGSTHSMFVINEVKHSTIIPV, from the coding sequence ATGACTTTTGATGCCATCGATAAACAACTCATTAAATTACTTCAAACAGATAGTAAACAAACCAATAAAGCCCTGTCAAGGCAATTAAATTTATCGGTAACAGCCGTTTACGAACGCATTAAGAAATTAGAACAACAAGGTGTTGTAGGCAAGTATGTGGCTTTGGTTAATAAGGACAAAGTTCAGAAATCGTTTGTTGCTTTTTGCCATATAAAACTGGAAAAGCACAGTCAAGATTATGTCGTGCAATTTGAGAAGGAAGTAACCAATTTAAACGAAGTTATGGAATGTTATCACATTAGTGGCGATTATGATTACTTGCTAAAAGTGTTGGTGACAGATATGGTAGCCTTTCGAGAATTTATGGTGAATAAACTCACAACGATTAATCATATAGGAAGTACACACAGTATGTTTGTTATTAACGAGGTGAAACACAGCACAATTATCCCCGTTTAA
- a CDS encoding aminotransferase class I/II-fold pyridoxal phosphate-dependent enzyme, with product MAFKPANNIQDLQYFGEFGGVNPSISDSSTYTFISAKTMFDTFEGNAEGCYLYSRHSSPSNLYLGEALAAMEGTETANVYASGMGAITSVLLQNCSAGDHIVSSRTIYGGTYAFLKNFTPRFNIDTTFVDITKLDVVEAAITPNTKMIFCECVSNPLLEVADIEGLAKLAKKHNLQLVVDNTFSPLSISPAKLGADVVIHSLTKFINGSSDTVGGVVCGTQEFIDQLRNVNDGAAMLLGSTMDSMRSASVLKNLRTLHIRMQQHSKNALYLAEKFEADGLKTVYPGLASHPSHNIFKNMMNAQYGYGGMLTIDVGSIEKANALMELMQHKNLGYLAVSLGFYKTLFSAPGSSTSSEIPEDEQKAMGLTDGLIRFSIGLDADIERTYTMMHECMKSLSIL from the coding sequence ATGGCTTTTAAACCCGCGAACAACATACAAGATTTACAATATTTTGGCGAATTTGGAGGTGTGAATCCGTCTATTTCAGACTCTTCAACCTATACCTTTATCTCGGCAAAAACCATGTTCGACACCTTTGAAGGTAATGCCGAAGGGTGTTATTTATATTCTCGCCACTCCTCACCTTCTAATCTTTACTTAGGAGAAGCTTTGGCGGCTATGGAAGGTACCGAAACAGCAAATGTTTACGCCTCTGGTATGGGTGCAATTACTTCCGTTTTACTTCAAAACTGCAGTGCAGGCGATCATATTGTATCGAGCAGAACTATTTATGGAGGAACCTATGCTTTCTTGAAAAACTTCACACCTCGGTTCAATATTGACACAACATTTGTAGACATTACAAAATTGGATGTGGTTGAAGCTGCCATTACACCCAATACCAAAATGATTTTTTGTGAGTGTGTAAGCAATCCGCTTTTAGAAGTAGCCGATATTGAAGGTTTGGCCAAACTTGCAAAAAAACACAACTTACAATTAGTGGTAGATAACACCTTCTCTCCTTTAAGCATTTCGCCGGCCAAATTAGGTGCCGATGTGGTAATTCATAGCTTAACAAAATTTATTAACGGGAGTAGCGATACCGTTGGAGGTGTTGTTTGTGGTACACAAGAGTTTATAGATCAATTACGAAATGTGAATGATGGAGCCGCTATGTTATTAGGATCGACTATGGATAGTATGCGATCTGCCTCGGTACTAAAAAACCTCCGAACGCTACATATTCGTATGCAGCAACACAGTAAAAACGCATTGTATCTCGCTGAAAAATTTGAAGCCGATGGTTTAAAAACGGTGTATCCAGGATTAGCTTCACATCCGTCTCACAACATATTTAAAAACATGATGAATGCACAATATGGTTATGGAGGCATGCTAACTATAGACGTGGGTTCTATTGAAAAAGCAAACGCTTTGATGGAGCTGATGCAACACAAAAACTTAGGATATTTGGCTGTAAGCTTAGGGTTTTATAAAACTTTATTTTCTGCACCAGGAAGTTCAACATCTTCCGAAATCCCAGAAGACGAACAAAAAGCGATGGGATTAACCGACGGGCTTATTCGTTTTTCAATTGGCCTAGATGCCGATATAGAACGTACGTATACCATGATGCATGAATGCATGAAATCGTTATCCATTTTGTAA
- the nhaC gene encoding Na+/H+ antiporter NhaC: MESQDIKPETPQDDPIVENRELSIWEALIPVLALVIMLFYNVKYAFGDDALSGSNQFILLLGAAVAAIVGFLNKVSYDQMLEEVAQNIKSTTGALLILLFVGSLAGTWLISGIIPSMIYYGLQILNPTIFLPACVIICAIISIATGSSWTTSATVGIALVGIGNALGISPGMTAGAVISGAYFGDKMSPLSDTTNLAPAMAGGELFSHIKYMTYTTIPTLVVTLILFVIISLSLDVHGTTDTSAMLASIDEAFNISPWLFLVPVLVIFMIIKKAPPLPALLVGTLLGGIFALIFQPEIVKQITGATELNFLSAYKGVMTAITVDTSIATSSKELNDLFSSGGMYGMLGTIWLIVCAMVFGGIMDAIGALARISKAVLGLFDSVFGLFASTVISCIGLNAIASDQYLAIVIPGRMYKKAFEDKGLAPENLSRTLEDSGTVTSVLVPWNTCGAYQSSVLGVDTWSYAGYAFFNYLSPFTTLLFAAFRIKIKQLGDK; encoded by the coding sequence ATGGAAAGCCAAGACATTAAGCCTGAAACACCACAAGACGATCCTATTGTAGAAAACAGAGAACTAAGCATTTGGGAAGCTTTAATTCCTGTTTTAGCCTTAGTAATCATGTTATTTTACAATGTAAAATATGCCTTTGGCGACGATGCTTTAAGTGGGAGTAATCAGTTTATTTTATTACTTGGTGCCGCCGTTGCCGCCATTGTTGGATTTCTAAACAAGGTAAGCTACGACCAAATGCTAGAGGAAGTTGCTCAGAATATTAAATCGACTACAGGAGCTTTACTGATATTATTATTTGTAGGATCGCTGGCAGGAACTTGGCTTATTAGTGGTATTATCCCCTCGATGATTTACTACGGATTACAAATATTAAATCCCACAATTTTCTTACCCGCCTGTGTTATAATTTGTGCCATAATATCTATTGCTACCGGAAGTAGTTGGACAACCTCTGCTACCGTTGGTATTGCACTAGTTGGTATAGGAAATGCTTTAGGAATTTCGCCCGGAATGACTGCTGGAGCCGTAATTTCTGGAGCATATTTTGGAGATAAAATGTCGCCCTTAAGCGACACCACCAATCTTGCGCCAGCCATGGCTGGAGGTGAATTATTTTCGCATATAAAGTACATGACCTATACAACCATACCCACCCTTGTTGTAACCCTAATACTCTTTGTCATTATAAGTTTGTCGCTAGATGTTCATGGTACTACAGACACCTCTGCAATGTTAGCATCTATAGATGAGGCATTTAATATTTCGCCTTGGTTATTCCTTGTGCCCGTATTAGTTATTTTTATGATTATTAAGAAGGCTCCGCCACTTCCTGCCCTTCTTGTAGGAACCCTTTTAGGAGGTATATTTGCATTAATATTTCAACCAGAAATTGTTAAACAAATTACAGGAGCAACAGAACTCAATTTTCTTTCGGCATATAAAGGTGTAATGACTGCGATAACGGTAGATACTTCTATCGCTACGTCTAGCAAAGAATTAAACGATTTATTCTCGTCGGGAGGCATGTACGGTATGCTAGGAACCATTTGGCTAATTGTTTGTGCTATGGTTTTTGGAGGTATTATGGATGCTATTGGGGCCTTAGCCAGAATTAGTAAAGCTGTTCTTGGTCTTTTCGATTCTGTATTCGGTTTGTTTGCAAGTACTGTTATAAGTTGTATTGGATTAAATGCCATTGCCAGCGATCAGTACTTAGCAATTGTAATCCCGGGAAGAATGTACAAGAAAGCTTTTGAGGACAAGGGACTTGCGCCAGAGAATCTAAGTAGAACACTTGAAGATTCAGGAACCGTAACCTCGGTATTAGTGCCCTGGAATACCTGTGGTGCCTACCAAAGTAGTGTTTTAGGAGTAGACACTTGGTCGTATGCGGGGTATGCCTTTTTTAATTATTTAAGTCCGTTTACCACCTTGTTATTTGCGGCCTTTCGTATTAAAATCAAGCAACTCGGCGACAAATAA
- a CDS encoding peroxiredoxin, whose protein sequence is MAFVGKKFPDLNVDAMNDMGDTFKVNVLEEAVNNKKKVVLFWYPKDFTFVCPTELHAFQAAVKEFEKRNTIVIGASCDTPEVHFAWLSTAKDNGGIEGVTYPILADSNRNLASTLGILDITNETFNEETGVVLVEGDNVTYRATYIIDEDGIVQHESINNMPLGRNVGEYLRLVDALTHVQEKGEVCPANWEEGKDAMQANAKDTASYLATH, encoded by the coding sequence ATGGCATTTGTAGGTAAAAAATTTCCAGATTTAAACGTTGACGCAATGAACGATATGGGCGATACTTTTAAAGTAAACGTTCTTGAAGAAGCAGTTAACAATAAGAAAAAAGTAGTTTTATTTTGGTACCCAAAAGATTTCACTTTTGTATGCCCAACAGAATTACACGCATTCCAAGCAGCAGTTAAAGAATTCGAAAAAAGAAATACCATTGTAATTGGTGCATCTTGCGACACTCCAGAAGTACACTTTGCATGGTTAAGTACTGCAAAAGACAACGGCGGAATTGAAGGCGTAACTTACCCAATTTTAGCAGATTCTAACAGAAACCTAGCATCTACTTTAGGTATCTTAGATATTACTAACGAAACTTTTAACGAAGAAACAGGTGTTGTACTTGTAGAAGGTGATAATGTAACTTACAGAGCTACTTATATTATTGACGAAGATGGTATTGTACAACACGAAAGTATTAACAACATGCCTTTAGGTAGAAATGTTGGAGAATATTTACGTTTAGTTGATGCTTTAACTCACGTACAAGAAAAAGGTGAAGTTTGTCCAGCAAACTGGGAAGAAGGAAAAGATGCTATGCAAGCTAATGCTAAAGACACAGCGTCTTATTTAGCAACACACTAA
- a CDS encoding thioredoxin family protein has product MVQELEQDNLNDIVANNDTVVVQYSATWCGNCRIMKPKFKKLATENENITFVIADAEKFTESRKLANVDNLPTFATFKKGEFVNQVQTNKFDLLKDLVNEVTSN; this is encoded by the coding sequence ATGGTACAAGAATTAGAACAAGATAATTTAAACGATATTGTTGCAAACAACGATACTGTTGTGGTACAATATTCAGCAACTTGGTGTGGTAATTGCAGAATTATGAAACCAAAATTCAAAAAATTAGCTACCGAAAACGAAAACATTACTTTCGTTATTGCTGATGCTGAAAAATTTACAGAATCTAGAAAATTAGCGAATGTTGATAACTTACCAACTTTTGCTACATTTAAAAAAGGTGAATTCGTAAATCAGGTACAAACAAATAAGTTTGATCTTTTAAAAGATTTAGTAAATGAAGTTACCAGTAATTAA
- a CDS encoding DUF6952 family protein, which translates to MKLPVIKHLTQFIEENDEDFVNETIETLEALTEVSSLKDEELDVIGELISNMYGAIEVNKMIKEGTPQKEALNTFMKRVLGSIDK; encoded by the coding sequence ATGAAGTTACCAGTAATTAAACACCTTACTCAATTTATTGAGGAGAACGACGAAGATTTCGTAAACGAAACTATTGAAACTTTAGAGGCACTAACAGAAGTATCGTCATTAAAAGACGAAGAATTAGATGTTATTGGAGAATTAATCTCTAATATGTATGGTGCAATTGAAGTGAATAAAATGATAAAAGAAGGTACACCACAAAAGGAAGCTTTAAATACCTTTATGAAACGTGTTTTAGGTTCTATTGATAAATAA
- the katG gene encoding catalase/peroxidase HPI, translating into MDSNKQSNTSGGTCPFSGGAPKASAGGGSRNQDWWPNKLNVNILRQHASKSNPMGEKFNYAEAFKSLDLKAVKQDLTELMTDSQDWWPADFGHYGGLFIRLAWHSVGTYRIGDGRGGAGSGQQRYAPLNSWPDNASLDKARRLLWPIKQKYGKKISWADLLVLSGNVALESMGFKTFGFAGGREDVWEPEEDVYWGSEKNWLEDNRYSGERDLEDPLAAVVMGLIYVDPEGPNGNGDPISAAKDIRETFKRMAMNDEETVALIAGGHTFGKTHGAANPGEYVGAEPEAAPIEDQGFGWKNSFGTGAGADCITGGPEVIWSQTPTKWSNYFFENLFGYEWEMTKSPAGAKQWEAKNAEATIPDAYNPTIKHKPRMLTTDLSLRFDPEYEKISKRFLENPDQFADAFARAWYKLTHRDMGPRDLYLGNEVPQEELIWQDPIPKVDHPLITIHGTQILKDKIVNSGLSVSELVSTAWASASTFRGSDKRGGANGARIRLAPQKDWEVNKPEQLQKVLTVLEGIQQEFNDGGSKVSLADLIVLAGCVGIEMAAKKAGFSGHVPFKPGRMDASQEQTDVDSFTYLEPYADGFRNYRKTKFDVSTESLLIDKAQLLTLSVPQLTVLIGGMRVLNTNWDDSKHGVFTNNPEALTNDFFVNLLDMKTVWTPVSEKEGLYEGRNRTTGELEWTGTRADLIFGSNSELRAIAEVYACADSKSKFVNDFILAWDKVMNLDRFDLK; encoded by the coding sequence ATGGATAGTAATAAACAATCAAACACATCTGGAGGAACATGTCCGTTTTCGGGAGGAGCACCTAAAGCGAGTGCTGGAGGAGGTTCTAGAAATCAAGATTGGTGGCCTAATAAATTAAATGTAAATATTTTACGTCAGCATGCTTCAAAATCGAACCCCATGGGTGAGAAATTTAATTATGCAGAAGCGTTTAAGAGCTTAGATTTAAAGGCTGTAAAACAGGATTTAACAGAATTAATGACAGATTCTCAAGATTGGTGGCCAGCAGATTTTGGACATTACGGTGGATTGTTTATTCGACTAGCATGGCATAGTGTAGGAACTTACAGAATTGGAGATGGTCGTGGTGGTGCAGGTTCGGGACAACAACGTTATGCTCCGCTTAATAGTTGGCCGGATAACGCAAGTTTAGATAAAGCAAGACGATTGCTTTGGCCGATAAAACAGAAATATGGTAAAAAGATTTCTTGGGCCGATTTGCTTGTGCTTTCGGGAAACGTTGCTTTAGAATCTATGGGTTTTAAAACTTTTGGTTTTGCAGGCGGAAGAGAAGATGTTTGGGAGCCGGAAGAAGATGTGTATTGGGGGTCAGAAAAAAATTGGCTAGAAGATAATCGCTATTCTGGAGAGCGCGATTTAGAAGATCCGTTAGCAGCTGTGGTTATGGGCTTAATTTATGTAGATCCAGAAGGGCCAAACGGAAATGGAGATCCTATTTCTGCAGCCAAAGATATTCGGGAAACCTTTAAGCGTATGGCTATGAACGATGAAGAAACAGTGGCTTTAATAGCAGGTGGGCATACCTTTGGTAAAACGCATGGTGCAGCAAATCCGGGAGAATATGTAGGAGCAGAGCCAGAAGCAGCACCTATTGAAGATCAGGGTTTTGGTTGGAAAAATAGCTTTGGTACAGGAGCTGGTGCAGATTGTATTACGGGCGGACCAGAAGTTATTTGGTCGCAAACCCCAACAAAATGGAGTAATTATTTCTTTGAAAATTTATTCGGATATGAATGGGAAATGACCAAAAGTCCGGCGGGAGCAAAACAATGGGAAGCTAAAAATGCAGAAGCTACAATTCCCGATGCTTACAACCCTACGATAAAACATAAGCCAAGAATGTTAACCACAGATTTGTCTTTGCGTTTCGATCCTGAATACGAAAAAATATCTAAACGATTTTTAGAAAACCCAGATCAATTTGCCGATGCATTTGCACGCGCTTGGTATAAATTAACACACCGAGATATGGGACCTCGTGATTTGTATTTAGGAAATGAAGTCCCTCAAGAAGAATTGATTTGGCAAGATCCAATACCAAAAGTAGATCACCCTTTAATAACAATTCACGGTACCCAAATTTTAAAAGATAAAATAGTAAATTCTGGTTTAAGCGTATCAGAACTAGTGTCTACAGCTTGGGCTTCGGCATCAACATTTAGAGGTTCAGATAAGCGTGGTGGTGCAAATGGTGCTCGTATACGATTAGCACCTCAAAAAGATTGGGAGGTAAATAAACCAGAGCAATTGCAAAAGGTTTTGACTGTTCTTGAAGGTATTCAACAGGAATTTAATGATGGAGGGTCTAAAGTGTCTCTAGCCGATTTAATTGTTTTGGCAGGATGTGTTGGTATAGAAATGGCAGCTAAAAAGGCAGGGTTTTCTGGCCATGTGCCCTTTAAACCAGGTAGAATGGATGCTTCTCAAGAACAAACCGATGTCGATTCGTTTACCTATTTAGAACCTTATGCCGACGGTTTTAGAAATTATAGAAAAACAAAATTTGACGTGTCTACAGAATCTTTATTAATAGATAAGGCACAATTATTAACCTTAAGTGTACCACAATTAACGGTGTTAATAGGAGGTATGCGTGTTTTAAATACCAATTGGGATGATTCTAAACATGGGGTATTTACAAACAATCCAGAAGCTTTAACTAACGACTTTTTTGTGAATTTATTAGATATGAAAACGGTTTGGACACCTGTTTCAGAAAAAGAAGGTCTTTACGAAGGTAGAAATAGAACGACTGGTGAATTAGAATGGACAGGAACACGTGCCGATTTAATTTTTGGTTCTAATTCTGAATTACGAGCTATTGCAGAAGTATATGCTTGTGCAGATTCTAAATCGAAATTTGTAAACGATTTTATTTTAGCTTGGGATAAAGTGATGAATTTAGATCGATTTGATTTAAAATAG
- a CDS encoding ankyrin repeat domain-containing protein, producing the protein MIDKDSFFGAIQAGNLVAVKSALQTTPELIHVKDARGFTPLVLASYFDKLDIVKYLVAQHADINAADASGNTPLIGVSFKGSVVLVEYFLEHGAQIDLANINGTTALIFATMYNQIEVVKVLLKYNPNTQIKDKTGKTALAYATEKEFTQIVELLQVFK; encoded by the coding sequence ATGATAGATAAAGATAGTTTTTTCGGAGCCATCCAAGCGGGGAATCTTGTAGCGGTTAAAAGCGCATTGCAAACTACCCCAGAGCTTATACATGTAAAAGACGCTAGAGGATTCACGCCATTAGTATTAGCTTCTTATTTCGATAAGTTAGATATTGTAAAGTACTTGGTAGCACAACATGCCGATATAAATGCAGCAGACGCCTCGGGTAATACGCCACTTATTGGCGTGTCGTTTAAAGGGAGTGTGGTACTCGTTGAATATTTTTTAGAGCATGGTGCACAAATAGATCTGGCCAATATAAACGGAACAACAGCCTTAATTTTTGCTACCATGTATAATCAAATAGAGGTGGTGAAAGTTTTGTTGAAATATAATCCAAACACTCAAATTAAAGACAAAACAGGAAAAACTGCTTTGGCTTATGCTACAGAAAAGGAGTTTACTCAAATAGTGGAATTATTACAAGTTTTTAAATAA
- the katG gene encoding catalase/peroxidase HPI → MENETQGKCPHSSQEGHADTAGSIHAENEELNGSVSQSSGKCPFMHGSNTAADKSVTDWWPNALNLDILHQHDSKTNPLGNDFDYLEELKKLDVEALKKDLHDFMTDSQDWWPADWGHYGGLMIRMSWHAAGTYRLADGRGGGGTGNQRFAPLNSWPDNVSLDKARRLLWPIKKKYGNKVSWADLIILAGTIAYESMGLKTYGFAFGRPDIWHPEKDVYWGAEKEWLAPSDERYANVDSPDTMENPLAAVQMGLIYVNPEGVNGKSDPLKTAAQVRETFKRMAMNDEETVALTAGGHTVGKTHGNGDASILGPDPESAGVEAQGLGWANPTKSGKGRYTVTSGLEGAWTTNPTKWDNGFFEMLFNHEWELRKSPAGAHQWEPVSIKEEDMPVDVEDLTTRHNPMMTDADMAMKVDPIYREISLKFKNDFEAFSDAFARAWFKLTHRDMGPKDRWFGPDIPQEDLIWQDPVPKGNSSYDADAVKGKIASTDLSISELVSTAWDSARTYRGSDFRGGTNGARIQLEPQVQWEGNEPERLAKVLSVLQPIATEFGISLADTIVLAGNVGVEKAMKNAGMHLSIPFTPGRGDASQDMTDVESFESLEPLADGYRNWQKKDYVVSPEELLLDRTQLLGLTAAEMTVLVGGMRVMGTNYGGTKHGVFTDNEGALTNDFFVNLTDMIYEWKPVDNGVYEVTNRKTGEVKFTATRVDLVFGSNSILRAYSELYAQDDSKEKFVNDFVAAWTKMMNAGRFDI, encoded by the coding sequence ATGGAAAACGAAACACAAGGCAAATGCCCACATTCTAGTCAAGAAGGGCATGCAGATACAGCAGGATCTATACATGCAGAAAATGAAGAGTTAAACGGAAGTGTATCTCAAAGTTCTGGAAAATGTCCGTTTATGCATGGTTCTAATACTGCTGCAGATAAATCGGTAACCGATTGGTGGCCAAATGCTCTAAATTTAGATATTTTACATCAACACGATAGTAAGACAAATCCGTTAGGAAATGACTTCGATTATTTAGAGGAATTGAAAAAACTAGATGTTGAGGCACTTAAGAAAGATTTGCATGATTTTATGACCGATAGCCAAGATTGGTGGCCAGCAGATTGGGGTCACTATGGTGGATTAATGATTAGAATGTCTTGGCATGCTGCTGGTACTTATAGATTAGCCGATGGTCGTGGTGGTGGTGGAACAGGAAACCAACGTTTTGCTCCGCTAAATTCATGGCCGGATAATGTGAGTTTAGATAAAGCCAGACGTTTGCTTTGGCCTATCAAGAAAAAATATGGTAATAAAGTAAGTTGGGCCGACCTTATTATATTAGCAGGAACTATCGCTTACGAAAGTATGGGATTAAAAACCTATGGTTTTGCCTTTGGTCGTCCAGATATTTGGCATCCAGAAAAAGACGTGTATTGGGGAGCAGAAAAAGAATGGTTAGCACCAAGTGACGAGCGTTATGCTAATGTAGATAGCCCAGATACGATGGAGAATCCTCTAGCGGCGGTACAAATGGGACTTATTTATGTGAATCCAGAAGGGGTTAATGGTAAGTCAGATCCTTTAAAAACAGCAGCACAAGTAAGAGAAACGTTTAAGCGTATGGCTATGAACGATGAAGAAACAGTGGCCTTAACTGCCGGTGGTCATACCGTAGGTAAAACACATGGAAATGGCGATGCAAGTATTTTAGGTCCAGATCCAGAATCTGCCGGAGTGGAAGCTCAAGGTTTAGGTTGGGCGAATCCAACGAAGTCAGGAAAAGGACGATATACCGTAACGAGTGGTTTAGAAGGTGCCTGGACAACTAACCCTACAAAATGGGATAATGGTTTCTTTGAAATGTTGTTTAATCACGAATGGGAATTACGTAAAAGTCCAGCAGGAGCACATCAATGGGAACCGGTTTCTATTAAAGAAGAAGATATGCCTGTAGATGTTGAAGACTTAACGACGCGACATAACCCAATGATGACAGATGCCGATATGGCGATGAAAGTAGATCCTATTTATAGAGAGATTTCATTAAAATTTAAAAATGATTTTGAAGCTTTCTCTGATGCTTTTGCTCGTGCCTGGTTTAAATTAACACATAGAGATATGGGGCCAAAAGACCGTTGGTTTGGACCAGATATACCTCAAGAAGATTTAATTTGGCAAGATCCAGTGCCTAAAGGAAATTCTAGTTACGATGCCGATGCTGTAAAAGGTAAAATAGCAAGTACAGATTTAAGTATATCTGAATTAGTTTCTACAGCTTGGGATAGTGCTAGAACCTATAGAGGGTCAGATTTTAGAGGGGGAACCAATGGGGCACGAATTCAATTAGAGCCTCAAGTACAATGGGAAGGTAACGAGCCAGAACGTCTTGCTAAAGTGCTATCGGTGTTACAGCCTATTGCAACGGAATTTGGAATTAGTCTTGCCGATACCATTGTATTAGCAGGTAATGTAGGAGTGGAAAAAGCGATGAAAAATGCAGGGATGCACTTAAGTATTCCGTTTACTCCAGGGCGTGGAGATGCAAGTCAGGACATGACCGATGTAGAATCTTTTGAATCTCTAGAACCACTTGCCGATGGCTATAGAAATTGGCAAAAGAAGGATTATGTTGTAAGTCCGGAAGAATTATTGCTAGACCGTACGCAATTATTAGGTTTAACCGCTGCAGAAATGACAGTACTCGTTGGAGGTATGCGTGTTATGGGTACTAACTACGGAGGAACAAAACATGGTGTGTTTACCGATAATGAAGGTGCTCTAACGAATGATTTCTTTGTGAATTTAACCGATATGATTTACGAATGGAAACCAGTAGATAATGGTGTTTACGAAGTAACAAACCGTAAAACAGGTGAGGTTAAATTTACCGCAACTCGAGTAGATTTAGTGTTCGGATCTAATTCTATTTTACGTGCCTATTCAGAACTCTATGCGCAAGATGATAGTAAAGAGAAATTTGTAAACGATTTTGTTGCTGCATGGACCAAAATGATGAATGCAGGACGATTCGATATATAA
- the tpx gene encoding thiol peroxidase translates to MATVTLKGNAIETSGELPKVGTKAPDFTLTSTDLGSKSLKDFAGNNVILNIFPSVDTGTCAQSVRQFNKEASSLDNTKVLCISHDLPFAQARFCGAEGLENVISLSDYKDGSFGKAYGLNFTNGPLEALHSRCVVVVDANGDVKYTEQVAETVDEPNYKAALDAIKNA, encoded by the coding sequence ATGGCAACAGTAACCTTAAAAGGCAATGCAATAGAAACTTCTGGAGAACTTCCTAAAGTAGGAACAAAAGCTCCAGATTTTACATTAACCTCTACAGACTTAGGGTCTAAATCTTTAAAAGATTTTGCAGGGAACAACGTTATTTTAAACATTTTTCCGAGTGTAGATACTGGGACTTGTGCCCAATCTGTAAGACAATTTAACAAAGAAGCTAGCAGCTTAGACAACACTAAAGTGTTATGTATCTCTCACGACCTACCATTTGCTCAAGCGCGTTTTTGTGGCGCAGAAGGTTTAGAAAATGTGATATCTCTATCTGATTATAAAGATGGTAGTTTTGGAAAAGCCTATGGTTTAAATTTTACAAACGGCCCTTTAGAAGCTTTACATTCTCGTTGTGTGGTTGTTGTTGACGCCAATGGAGATGTAAAATATACAGAGCAGGTAGCAGAAACTGTAGACGAACCAAATTATAAGGCTGCATTAGACGCTATAAAAAATGCCTAA
- a CDS encoding diacylglycerol kinase has protein sequence MPKKETFLVNRIKSVGYAYKGAILLLKTESSIKIQFVIALCMTAAGFYFDISPTEWIFQTLAIGLIMTAEGLNTAIEAIADFIHPEHHSKIGFIKDVSAGAVFIAAIAAIIIGFIIYLPKLF, from the coding sequence ATGCCTAAAAAAGAAACGTTTCTTGTAAACAGAATTAAAAGTGTAGGATATGCGTATAAAGGCGCTATCCTACTCTTAAAAACAGAATCGAGTATTAAAATCCAGTTTGTAATTGCACTTTGCATGACTGCAGCTGGTTTTTATTTTGATATATCCCCAACAGAGTGGATTTTTCAAACCTTAGCCATTGGTTTAATAATGACTGCCGAAGGTTTAAACACTGCTATTGAAGCCATTGCCGACTTTATTCACCCCGAACACCACAGTAAAATAGGCTTTATAAAAGACGTCTCGGCAGGAGCTGTTTTTATAGCAGCTATAGCCGCAATTATTATTGGTTTTATTATTTATCTGCCAAAATTATTTTAA